A genomic stretch from Hemitrygon akajei chromosome 10, sHemAka1.3, whole genome shotgun sequence includes:
- the slc25a5 gene encoding ADP/ATP translocase 2: MATDKLISFSKDFLAGGVAAAISKTAVAPIERVKLLLQVQHASKQIAAEKQYKGIIDCVVRIPKEQGFISFWRGNLANVIRYFPTQALNFAFKDVYKQIFLGGIDKKQFWRYFAGNLASGGAAGATSLCFVYPLDFARTRLAADVGKSAAEREFSGLGNCLAKIFKSDGLKGLYQGFNVSVQGIIIYRAAYFGIYDTAKGMLPDPKNTHIVVSWMIAQTVTAVAGVTSYPFDTVRRRMMMQSGRKGADIMYKGTIDCWKKILQDEGGKAFFKGAWSNVLRGMGGAFVLVLYDEFKKFV; encoded by the exons ATGGCAACAGACAAGCTCATAAGTTTCAGTAAGGATTTCCTGGCTGGTGGCGTGGCTGCTGCTATCTCCAAGACGGCCGTAGCCCCAATCGAGAGAGTGAAGCTTCTACTGCAG GTGCAACATGCGAGCAAGCAGATAGCAGCAGAAAAGCAATACAAAGGGATAATTGACTGTGTTGTACGCATCCCAAAAGAGCAAGGTTTCATCTCCTTCTGGCGTGGGAATTTGGCCAATGTGATCAGATACTTCCCCACCCAGGCGCTCAACTTTGCTTTCAAAGATGTGTACAAGCAGATCTTCCTCGGTGGTATTGACAAGAAACAGTTCTGGCGCTACTTTGCTGGTAACCTGGCGTCTGGCGGTGCTGCCGGGGCCACATCTCTCTGCTTCGTCTACCCACTCGACTTTGCCCGGACGCGCCTGGCCGCGGATGTTGGGAAGTCTGCCGCAGAGAGGGAGTTCTCGGGTCTGGGCAACTGCCTTGCCAAGATCTTCAAATCGGATGGTCTGAAGGGACTTTACCAGGGCTTCAACGTGTCCGTACAGGGCATCATCATCTACAGAGCTGCATACTTCGGGATCTATGACACTGCCAAAG GAATGCTCCCAGACCCCAAGAACACCCACATCGTGGTCAGCTGGATGATTGCTCAGACTGTGACAGCCGTTGCTGGTGTGACTTCCTATCCATTTGATACTGTGCGTCGTCGTATGATGATGCAGTCTGGGCGGAAAGGAG CTGACATCATGTACAAAGGAACAATTGACTGCTGGAAGAAAATCTTGCAGGATGAGGGTGGCAAAGCTTTCTTCAAAGGTGCTTGGTCCAATGTCCTGCGAGGCATGGGTGGTGCTTTTGTGTTGGTCTTGTATGATGAATTCAAGAAATTTGTTTAA